In a single window of the Pontibacter russatus genome:
- a CDS encoding type ISP restriction/modification enzyme produces MQLTTASARGTASRRANQTNTLVHRTHMTLQDYIDRITTRYNTGISREHSYRGDLQNLLETLAPDVLVTNEPARVACGAPDYILTRKSIPVGYIEAKDIGVALGSKSLKEQFDRYRASLDNLLITDYLDFHLYIDGEFKTSVKIAEIQHGRIVPLPANYAAFTHLIKDFCAFNGQTIKSSKKLAEMMAGKARMLADVIENALNSDEENQENSTLKDQMRAFQQVLMHDIKNREFADIYAQTIAYGMFAARLHDPTLPTFTRQEAAGLIPKTNPFLRTLFQYIAGYDLDSRIAWIVDGLADLFRATDVAALLKNFGKATQTHDPIIHFYETFLAEYDPKLRKARGVWYTPEPVVNFIVRAVDDILKTEFGLPQGLADTSKTKVTLKVPTHDKRFKAGQREYEQEVHKVQILDPATGTGTFLAEVVKHIYGRFKGQQGIWSNYVENHLIPRLNGFELLMASYAMAHLKLDLLLTETGYKPTRDQRFRVYLTNSLEEHHPDTGSLFATALANEANEANHIKRDTPVMVVIGNPPYSGESANKGEWISGLMEDYKKEPGGKVKLNEKNPKWINDDYVKFIRYGQHFIEKNGEGVLAFINPHGFLDNPTFRGMRWNLLKTYDKIYTIDLHGNSKKKETAPDGSADVNVFDIMQGVSINLFIKTGKKKADELGKVYHYDLYGKRELKYDFLFENSINSVPYTELETTAPNYFFIQKDFTIQDNYLQGFSVESLFLTLLLGPNSHRDDFAISFDREHAAVKINDLLNENLSTEFLRKKYGLADNRDWKFDSKRKTIKKSDKPIKCIYRPFDYRYMLYGEFAFDYHRPKINDELLRKENFAFITTRQTKEAFSAFLSKEPLGQHKIATPYDGSYIAPLYIYPENTGQTSIDERPARTPNLNKDIVKQIAAKLGLTFVPEKEAEGKVCFANNPDLRPEFRQTFAPIDLLDYIYAVLHSPTYRAKYKEFLKIDFPRVPYPASPDMFWQLVALGSELRQLHLLESPAVTDYITQYPEDGSNMIEKPRYAPDLAASEGPASVWGNDATTAEDVTRHSQSPRNSSGQVRTLRGLGRVYINDTQYFDGVPQTAWEFYIGGYQPAQKWLKDRKGRQLNFDDILHYQKIIVALTETDRLMQAIDKVDLEESAAAEAAPG; encoded by the coding sequence ATGCAACTTACTACGGCTTCGGCGCGGGGCACAGCATCCCGCCGGGCAAACCAAACCAACACCCTTGTACACCGGACCCACATGACGCTTCAGGACTATATAGACCGCATCACCACCCGCTACAACACTGGCATCTCCCGGGAGCACAGCTACCGCGGCGACTTGCAGAACCTGCTGGAAACCCTGGCCCCCGACGTGCTGGTCACCAACGAGCCGGCGCGCGTGGCCTGCGGCGCCCCCGATTATATCCTCACCCGCAAAAGCATACCGGTGGGCTATATAGAGGCCAAGGACATTGGCGTGGCGCTCGGCAGCAAATCCCTGAAGGAGCAGTTCGACCGCTACCGGGCCTCTTTGGACAACCTCCTCATCACCGACTACCTCGACTTCCATTTATATATAGACGGCGAGTTTAAGACCTCCGTGAAAATTGCGGAGATACAGCACGGGCGAATCGTGCCGCTGCCCGCCAACTACGCCGCCTTCACCCACCTCATCAAAGACTTCTGCGCCTTTAACGGGCAGACCATCAAAAGCTCGAAAAAGCTGGCCGAGATGATGGCGGGCAAGGCGCGCATGCTGGCCGACGTGATTGAAAACGCCCTGAACAGCGACGAGGAGAACCAGGAAAACAGCACCCTCAAAGACCAGATGCGCGCTTTTCAGCAGGTGCTGATGCACGATATAAAAAACAGGGAGTTTGCCGACATCTACGCCCAGACCATCGCCTACGGCATGTTCGCGGCGCGTTTGCACGACCCTACGCTGCCCACCTTCACGCGCCAGGAGGCGGCGGGGCTCATTCCGAAGACAAACCCCTTTCTGCGCACGCTGTTCCAGTACATCGCCGGCTACGACCTCGACAGCCGCATCGCCTGGATTGTGGACGGGCTGGCCGACCTTTTCAGGGCAACGGATGTGGCGGCGCTGTTGAAAAACTTCGGGAAAGCCACGCAGACGCACGACCCGATCATCCACTTCTACGAAACCTTCCTGGCCGAATACGACCCGAAGCTGCGCAAGGCGCGCGGCGTCTGGTACACGCCCGAGCCGGTGGTAAACTTCATTGTGCGGGCCGTAGACGACATTCTGAAGACGGAGTTCGGCTTGCCGCAGGGCCTGGCGGACACCTCCAAAACCAAGGTGACGCTGAAGGTGCCCACCCACGACAAGCGCTTTAAGGCGGGGCAGCGGGAGTACGAGCAGGAGGTACACAAGGTGCAGATCCTGGACCCGGCCACCGGCACCGGCACGTTTCTGGCCGAGGTGGTGAAGCATATATATGGCAGGTTTAAGGGGCAGCAGGGCATCTGGAGCAACTACGTGGAGAACCACCTGATTCCGCGCCTGAACGGCTTCGAGCTGCTGATGGCCTCTTACGCCATGGCCCACCTGAAACTGGACCTGCTGCTGACCGAGACGGGCTACAAGCCCACCCGCGACCAGCGCTTCCGGGTGTACCTGACCAACAGCCTGGAAGAGCACCACCCCGACACCGGCTCGCTGTTCGCCACCGCCCTGGCCAACGAAGCGAACGAGGCCAACCACATCAAACGCGACACGCCGGTAATGGTGGTTATCGGCAACCCGCCCTACAGCGGGGAAAGCGCCAACAAAGGCGAGTGGATTTCGGGGCTGATGGAAGATTATAAGAAAGAGCCGGGCGGAAAAGTGAAGCTGAACGAAAAAAACCCGAAATGGATAAATGATGATTATGTGAAGTTCATCCGATACGGGCAGCATTTCATTGAAAAGAACGGCGAAGGTGTACTGGCATTTATTAACCCGCACGGCTTTTTAGATAACCCAACCTTCAGGGGTATGCGTTGGAATCTGCTGAAAACTTATGACAAGATATATACCATTGACCTGCACGGCAACAGCAAAAAGAAAGAAACTGCGCCGGACGGTTCTGCCGATGTGAACGTGTTTGACATCATGCAGGGCGTAAGCATTAACCTGTTCATCAAAACGGGAAAGAAGAAAGCGGATGAACTTGGGAAAGTTTATCACTATGATCTATATGGAAAACGCGAGTTGAAGTATGATTTCTTGTTTGAGAATTCAATCAACTCTGTTCCATATACAGAATTGGAAACCACTGCTCCAAATTACTTTTTCATCCAAAAGGATTTTACAATTCAAGATAATTACCTACAAGGGTTTAGCGTGGAAAGCCTATTTCTTACTTTGCTACTTGGCCCAAATTCACACCGTGATGATTTTGCAATTTCCTTTGATAGAGAACATGCCGCAGTGAAGATAAATGACCTTTTAAATGAGAATCTTTCTACAGAGTTCCTTAGGAAGAAATATGGTTTGGCGGATAATAGGGACTGGAAGTTTGATAGCAAAAGAAAGACTATTAAGAAAAGCGATAAACCCATAAAATGCATTTATCGGCCATTTGATTACAGATATATGCTCTATGGTGAATTTGCATTTGACTATCATCGACCTAAAATAAATGACGAACTTTTAAGGAAAGAAAACTTTGCCTTCATCACAACGAGACAAACAAAAGAAGCATTTTCTGCCTTTTTATCAAAGGAGCCGTTAGGTCAACATAAGATAGCAACACCTTATGATGGAAGCTATATTGCCCCCCTCTACATATATCCTGAAAACACCGGCCAGACATCTATAGACGAGCGGCCCGCCCGCACCCCGAACCTCAACAAGGACATTGTAAAGCAAATCGCCGCGAAGCTGGGCTTGACGTTTGTGCCGGAAAAGGAAGCCGAGGGAAAAGTTTGTTTCGCCAACAACCCGGACCTGCGCCCGGAGTTCCGCCAGACCTTCGCCCCCATCGACCTGCTGGATTATATATACGCCGTGCTGCACAGCCCCACCTACCGCGCCAAGTACAAGGAGTTCCTGAAAATAGACTTCCCCCGCGTGCCCTACCCCGCCAGCCCCGACATGTTCTGGCAACTGGTGGCCCTGGGCTCCGAGCTGCGCCAACTCCACCTGCTTGAAAGCCCCGCCGTCACCGACTATATCACGCAATACCCCGAAGACGGCAGCAACATGATAGAGAAACCGAGGTACGCACCAGACCTCGCAGCGTCCGAAGGTCCTGCGAGCGTCTGGGGTAACGATGCAACAACTGCGGAGGATGTAACCAGACACTCGCAGAGCCCCCGAAATTCCTCGGGGCAGGTGCGCACGCTGCGAGGTCTTGGCCGCGTCTACATCAATGACACGCAGTATTTTGACGGCGTGCCGCAAACGGCCTGGGAGTTTTACATTGGCGGCTACCAGCCCGCCCAGAAGTGGCTCAAAGACCGCAAAGGCCGCCAACTCAACTTCGACGACATCCTGCACTACCAGAAGATCATCGTCGCCCTCACCGAAACCGACCGGCTGATGCAGGCAATCGACAAAGTGGACCTGGAAGAAAGCGCAGCAGCCGAAGCGGCACCAGGTTAA
- a CDS encoding Gfo/Idh/MocA family protein produces the protein MSNKTENLRILVVGCGNMGAAHAWAYHTLDGFEICGLVSTGKSKEALNQKLGGGYPLFDDFEKALQETQPAAVCISTYPDTHESFAIKALEQGCHVFIEKPLADSVAGAERVAAAARQANRKLVVGYILRHHPSWERFIDLSQELGKPLVMRMNLNQQSHGYMWTVHRNLMKSLSPIVDCGVHYIDVMCQMTRSRPVWVSAIGARLTEEIPEGNYNYGQLQIRFEDGSVGWYEAGWGPMMSETAFFVKDVIGPKGSVSIVAKEAGGTGKSDTVAAHTKTEALRFHHAALDKDDQFVRPDSWINLDDEPDHQELCNREQRYFLKAIQEDLDLTDHIQDAVNSLRIAFACDESVRTGQVVSLL, from the coding sequence ATGTCTAACAAAACAGAGAACCTGCGCATCCTGGTGGTGGGCTGCGGCAACATGGGCGCGGCCCACGCCTGGGCGTACCACACGCTGGACGGCTTCGAAATCTGCGGCCTTGTCTCCACCGGCAAGAGCAAAGAAGCGCTGAACCAAAAACTGGGCGGCGGCTACCCCCTGTTCGATGATTTTGAAAAGGCGCTGCAGGAGACGCAGCCAGCGGCCGTCTGCATCTCCACATACCCGGACACGCACGAAAGCTTCGCCATCAAAGCCCTCGAACAGGGCTGCCACGTGTTCATCGAAAAGCCACTGGCCGACTCGGTAGCGGGTGCCGAGCGCGTCGCCGCCGCCGCCCGCCAAGCCAACCGGAAACTGGTGGTGGGTTATATCCTGCGGCACCATCCTTCCTGGGAGCGCTTCATCGATCTGAGCCAGGAGTTGGGCAAACCACTGGTGATGCGCATGAACCTCAACCAGCAGAGCCACGGCTATATGTGGACCGTGCACCGCAACCTGATGAAAAGCCTGAGCCCGATTGTGGACTGCGGCGTGCATTACATCGACGTGATGTGCCAGATGACGCGCTCCCGGCCTGTCTGGGTGAGCGCCATCGGGGCCCGGCTCACCGAGGAAATCCCGGAGGGCAATTACAACTACGGCCAGCTGCAAATCCGCTTCGAGGACGGCTCGGTGGGCTGGTATGAGGCCGGGTGGGGGCCGATGATGAGTGAAACCGCTTTTTTCGTGAAAGACGTGATCGGGCCGAAAGGGTCGGTGTCGATTGTGGCAAAGGAAGCGGGCGGCACAGGAAAATCGGATACCGTGGCGGCCCACACAAAAACAGAAGCGCTCCGCTTTCACCATGCGGCGCTGGATAAGGATGACCAGTTTGTGCGGCCGGACAGCTGGATAAACCTGGACGACGAACCCGACCACCAGGAACTCTGCAACCGTGAACAGCGCTATTTTCTGAAAGCCATACAGGAGGACCTGGACCTGACGGATCATATACAGGATGCCGTCAATAGCCTGCGTATTGCCTTCGCCTGCGATGAGTCCGTCAGAACCGGGCAGGTGGTTTCACTTCTATAG
- a CDS encoding peroxiredoxin has translation MILEALLKEEAVKEGDKAPDFELQRQDGGLFRLYDLLKEKNVVLYFYPKDSTPACTKQACEFRNQYEVFKEYDAEVVGVSSDSLQSHQKFERVHHLPFTLLSDRGGQIRGIYGVPRRLGLLPGRVTYIIGKDKIVRAVYNSMNKPLEHINTALEVLRSINTEQAQLV, from the coding sequence ATGATACTTGAGGCACTTTTGAAAGAAGAGGCAGTGAAGGAGGGAGACAAAGCGCCTGACTTCGAACTGCAACGGCAGGACGGCGGGCTGTTTCGCCTGTACGACCTGCTGAAGGAGAAGAACGTGGTGCTCTACTTTTACCCGAAAGACAGCACCCCTGCCTGCACAAAGCAGGCCTGTGAATTCAGGAACCAGTACGAGGTGTTTAAGGAGTATGACGCGGAAGTGGTGGGCGTGAGCTCTGACAGCCTGCAGTCGCACCAGAAGTTTGAGCGGGTGCATCACCTGCCGTTCACGCTGCTGAGCGACAGGGGCGGCCAGATCAGGGGCATCTACGGGGTGCCGCGCCGGCTGGGCCTGCTGCCGGGCCGCGTCACGTACATCATCGGCAAGGACAAAATCGTCCGGGCCGTCTATAACTCCATGAACAAACCGCTGGAGCACATAAACACCGCCCTGGAGGTGCTGCGCAGCATTAACACCGAGCAAGCACAGCTTGTCTGA
- a CDS encoding glycosyltransferase family 2 protein, with translation MPRINVIIPAYNEERSIGKVLHAIPAGFVEEVIVVNNNSSDSTASAAAQAGATVLEEPAAGYGNACLKGIAYAAAKPATTRPDIIVFLDGDFSDYPEEMPMLVQPIVAAQAEIVIGSRALGKREAGAMLPQQIFGNWLATTLLRWLYKARFTDLGPFRAIRLDTLLALDMRDRTYGWTVEMQAKAAKQKIRYAEVPVTYRRRIGTSKVSGTVKGTVLAGYKIIWTIFKYL, from the coding sequence ATGCCCCGAATCAACGTTATCATTCCTGCCTACAACGAAGAGCGTTCCATTGGCAAGGTGCTGCACGCCATACCGGCCGGGTTTGTGGAGGAGGTCATCGTGGTGAACAACAACTCCAGCGACAGCACCGCCTCCGCCGCCGCGCAGGCCGGGGCCACGGTGCTGGAGGAGCCCGCGGCCGGCTACGGCAACGCCTGCCTGAAGGGAATTGCCTATGCCGCCGCCAAGCCCGCCACCACCCGCCCGGACATCATCGTTTTTCTGGACGGGGATTTCTCGGATTACCCCGAGGAGATGCCCATGCTGGTGCAGCCGATTGTGGCGGCGCAGGCGGAAATAGTGATAGGGTCGAGGGCGCTGGGGAAACGCGAGGCGGGAGCCATGCTGCCCCAGCAGATTTTCGGCAACTGGCTCGCCACCACCCTGCTGCGCTGGCTGTATAAAGCCCGCTTCACAGATTTGGGTCCGTTCCGGGCTATCCGGCTGGACACGCTGCTGGCCCTGGACATGCGCGACCGCACCTACGGCTGGACGGTGGAAATGCAGGCGAAAGCCGCGAAGCAGAAAATCCGCTACGCCGAGGTGCCTGTAACCTACCGCAGGCGCATCGGCACATCCAAAGTGTCGGGCACTGTGAAAGGAACCGTGCTGGCGGGCTATAAAATCATATGGACCATTTTTAAATACCTGTAA
- a CDS encoding PQQ-dependent sugar dehydrogenase yields MKPIPLLFLLLTCLCACTTTSERAGNRTLVYAGAAGLYTAEPFQQAAGKSAGSYTEATDPAYFHEDSLRQFSRLLLPFSALNTFDYRAINALKRYMEAGGGVVAVKDTALTQPGWPWLTAWNKMQPGQEMKQDAGNLVILNKSFSPDELQKSLTYANGNNTLPDYSKATTPAVPEASRYTYQELAQGLDEPMQLALLPHNDVLFVERKGAVKFYDAGTGQTSTIANFDVFSGIEDGLLGVAADPDFARNNWVYFYYALAGDKSVNRLSRFELKDGHLQMASEKVLLEIPTQRKYCCHSAGYIHFGPDGLLYLSTGDNTNAEETEGYIPIDERPGRELADDQATAASSNDLRGKILRIKPEPDGSYSIPEGNLFPKGTPHTRPEIYTMGHRNPYRFSVDPKNGFVYWGDVGPDTKVPSAGGTLSYDEINQARKPGFFGWPYFLGNNEAFPDYDFATKKEGPKFNPLKPLNSSPNNTGIRDLPPAQPAMIWYGDGVSEEFPLVGKGGESAMAGPVYYADLYPDAPYKLPKYYDGKLFIYDWVRRWFMAVTLDAEMDYLRMEPFLDHMEFTAPTDMQFASDGAIYILEYGTNWFAKNTDARLIRVEYAEGNRKPVAHIQTDSFYGAAPFTARFSAAGSKDFDPDDTLRYRWQIEEKELNGEHVSFTFSEPGIYKVALTITDSQGEAGTAAVEINVGNASPAVAISTTANQSFYWDDTVLDYRVNVTDQEDEAIDTSRVSVKLNFLPRGKDVAVALANPEASNNLRHIAGQNLLANLDCKACHSIDKASVGPTYTAIAARYTGKAGATEKLARKIIEGGSGNWGQRTMSAHPDLPVDDAKEIVRYILSLSEGSQSLPLQGSLKLKDHIGKGNEGSYLLTASYTDKGANGIEPLSTRSHISLRHPLVQLEDYDSGDVALGTVTTEFLTYGSARHGNYAKFSQLDLTHLKRIKYRVQQQGASGQIEVRLDSLNGPLVSTVPIPAGKAADAKKEWTEVTAPLKETKGKHDVFLVFTNKQAPQATLFHIDWLYFLN; encoded by the coding sequence ATGAAACCAATCCCCCTTCTTTTTCTCCTCCTGACCTGCCTCTGCGCCTGCACCACCACTTCTGAGCGCGCAGGCAACCGGACGCTGGTGTATGCCGGTGCAGCGGGTTTATATACAGCGGAGCCGTTTCAACAGGCAGCCGGGAAGTCGGCGGGAAGCTATACAGAGGCAACAGACCCGGCGTATTTCCACGAGGATTCCCTGCGGCAGTTCAGCCGTTTGCTTTTGCCGTTTTCGGCGCTGAACACCTTCGACTACCGGGCCATCAACGCCCTGAAACGCTACATGGAGGCAGGCGGAGGCGTGGTGGCGGTAAAGGACACCGCGCTCACTCAGCCAGGATGGCCCTGGCTCACGGCCTGGAACAAGATGCAGCCAGGCCAGGAGATGAAGCAGGACGCCGGGAACCTGGTTATCCTGAACAAAAGCTTCTCCCCCGATGAATTGCAGAAGTCGCTGACGTACGCCAACGGCAACAACACCCTGCCCGATTACAGCAAAGCCACCACGCCCGCCGTGCCGGAGGCCAGCCGCTACACCTACCAGGAGCTGGCCCAGGGCCTCGACGAGCCGATGCAACTGGCGCTGCTCCCCCACAACGACGTGCTGTTTGTGGAGCGCAAAGGCGCCGTGAAATTCTATGATGCCGGCACCGGCCAGACCAGCACCATCGCCAACTTCGACGTGTTCAGCGGCATCGAGGACGGCTTGCTCGGAGTGGCCGCTGACCCGGATTTCGCCCGGAACAACTGGGTGTACTTCTACTACGCCCTGGCTGGCGATAAATCCGTAAACCGCCTGTCGCGGTTTGAGCTGAAGGACGGCCACCTGCAGATGGCTTCTGAGAAAGTGCTGCTGGAGATCCCGACACAGCGGAAATACTGCTGCCATTCCGCCGGCTACATCCACTTTGGCCCCGACGGCCTGCTATACCTCTCCACCGGCGACAACACCAACGCCGAGGAAACAGAAGGCTATATCCCGATAGACGAGCGGCCGGGCAGGGAACTCGCCGACGACCAGGCAACGGCCGCCAGCAGCAACGACCTGCGCGGGAAAATCCTGCGGATAAAGCCCGAGCCGGACGGCAGCTACTCTATCCCGGAGGGCAACCTCTTCCCGAAAGGCACGCCCCACACCCGCCCGGAGATCTACACCATGGGCCACCGCAACCCCTACCGCTTCTCCGTGGACCCGAAGAACGGCTTCGTGTACTGGGGAGATGTCGGCCCCGACACCAAAGTACCCTCCGCTGGCGGCACCCTGAGCTACGACGAGATAAACCAGGCCCGGAAGCCCGGCTTCTTTGGCTGGCCTTACTTCCTGGGCAACAACGAGGCCTTCCCCGACTACGACTTCGCCACCAAAAAGGAAGGCCCGAAGTTCAACCCGCTCAAGCCCCTCAACAGCTCGCCCAACAACACCGGCATCCGGGACTTGCCGCCTGCCCAACCCGCCATGATCTGGTACGGCGACGGCGTTTCGGAGGAGTTTCCGTTGGTGGGCAAAGGCGGCGAGAGCGCGATGGCGGGGCCGGTGTATTATGCTGATTTATATCCGGATGCGCCCTACAAGCTGCCGAAATATTACGACGGCAAGCTGTTTATATATGACTGGGTGCGTCGCTGGTTTATGGCCGTCACGCTGGATGCCGAGATGGATTACCTGCGCATGGAGCCCTTCCTGGACCACATGGAATTCACGGCCCCCACCGATATGCAGTTCGCTTCGGACGGCGCCATCTACATCCTCGAATACGGCACCAACTGGTTCGCCAAAAACACCGACGCCCGGCTGATACGGGTAGAGTATGCCGAAGGGAACCGCAAGCCCGTGGCCCATATCCAAACCGACAGCTTCTACGGAGCCGCCCCCTTTACCGCCCGGTTCTCCGCCGCCGGCTCTAAAGATTTCGACCCGGACGACACGCTGCGTTATAGATGGCAGATAGAAGAGAAAGAACTGAACGGTGAGCATGTGTCGTTCACGTTCTCCGAGCCAGGCATATATAAAGTGGCCCTGACGATAACGGACAGCCAGGGCGAGGCAGGCACCGCCGCCGTGGAAATAAACGTAGGAAACGCGTCGCCCGCCGTAGCCATCTCCACCACCGCTAACCAGTCGTTTTATTGGGATGATACTGTTTTGGACTACCGGGTAAACGTGACAGACCAGGAAGATGAAGCGATCGACACCAGTCGGGTATCGGTGAAACTGAACTTCCTGCCGCGCGGCAAAGACGTAGCGGTGGCGCTGGCTAACCCAGAGGCCTCCAATAACCTGCGGCATATAGCGGGCCAGAACCTGCTCGCCAACCTCGACTGTAAAGCCTGCCACTCTATCGACAAAGCATCCGTGGGGCCCACCTATACCGCCATTGCCGCACGGTATACAGGCAAGGCTGGCGCAACAGAGAAGCTGGCCCGGAAAATTATCGAGGGCGGAAGCGGCAACTGGGGCCAGCGGACGATGTCGGCGCACCCGGATTTGCCCGTGGACGATGCCAAAGAAATCGTGCGCTATATCCTCTCCCTGAGCGAGGGCAGCCAGTCGCTTCCGCTGCAGGGTTCCCTGAAACTGAAAGACCATATAGGGAAAGGCAACGAGGGCTCCTACCTGCTGACGGCCAGCTACACCGACAAAGGCGCCAACGGCATCGAACCGCTGTCAACCCGCAGCCATATATCCCTGCGCCACCCGCTGGTGCAGTTGGAGGATTACGACAGCGGCGACGTTGCCCTCGGCACGGTTACCACGGAGTTCCTGACTTACGGCAGCGCCAGGCACGGCAACTACGCGAAATTCAGCCAGCTCGACCTCACGCACCTGAAACGCATCAAATACCGTGTGCAGCAGCAGGGCGCCAGTGGCCAAATTGAAGTGCGGCTTGACAGCTTAAACGGCCCGTTGGTGAGTACCGTACCCATACCCGCAGGCAAAGCCGCTGACGCGAAGAAAGAATGGACAGAGGTTACAGCGCCATTGAAAGAGACAAAGGGTAAGCACGACGTCTTCCTGGTTTTCACAAACAAGCAGGCCCCGCAAGCCACCCTGTTCCACATCGACTGGCTGTATTTCTTAAACTGA